The window AATGGTATCCTGGAAATTGAATTATGGGAAGTGAGAGTAAATGCCAACACCtaagacatatttaatatattctttcctAGAGGTTACCCAACTTAAAAAAACCATTTGTTTGATCATattaattagaagttaataacCATAATAGCAATCAGtatcagataaaaatttatattgtgaaaaataataaatttaaagaaacattttcaatatttccaCAAAAATTGCTTTGAGATactaaaaatatgtgaaaaatgtcatattctgtataacaaataaacataccttagtaaaatattacaaaaatctttatagaattttgatatttcttcTATGAAAGTAGCTCTGCCTTACACTCAAGccagtatttttaattcatacagTTTACTATGAATGTTTAAGACTtatatttctacttcatttaaCAGACTACTGAAATTAAATCTACTAAAAGGTTATAGaagacataattataattatagataattgTACTAAGTAtttcaattagaaaattattgtaataataattcaagGTTTATTCAAAGTGTAAAGACACacttatagttaaataaataaataatattcaacgtttataaattattagttggTATCCCtaccataaatttaaaacagCTGATAAACTActactttaacaaaaataatgatcatTCATTCAATAAGGTCCCTcctttaaaaatacacttttgaaGTGTTCactaatgttttcaaaattttcattaatgtactTTGTTTCagaggtttaaaataatttgacatTTACTTCTATCTCAATTCAGTAAAAGCAGTTCAGTAAAAGTTAAATCAATTATGACATTTTTACAgatataacagtttatttatgGCAGAAGAGATATTGACATATTCTTTTGCTGTTGGAAAAAAATCTATTGGTACAATGTGAAAAGTGTTGGATTATAGCaaatgattacattaaaaaaaaatatgttcattattaaaatattcgattagattatgttaaaataattacaatctgTTTCTTTACTTAGTGAATAAATGATCTTCATTTACTACAGTTTTACTtagatacattaaatttaaatcatttaaatacataCCTTTGAACCCTTTTTATTCCGATTGGAATAGATGACAAATCATCTTTCAGAAGATATTTTCTTGCACCAcgcatgtaattataaaaatattcttcccaGTTGAGTTCTTCAACATTGAACGGAAATATTTCCTTATCTTTTTGATTTAATGATTCCCATAAATCTTgcgtatttttatcataaaattcccattgtcttattgaaaaatatgacactaatttcgtaaatttttcaattttttctgatatttttaatagcctgaaaccaaaataaataaaattatgaaaaaagtcatATTGTAGTTTTAAGTATTAGTTAAATAAAGGTTAagttgtcaatttttattttcttcttacatTATTCAACttcccatataatttttttatgatcaaaaactgatgaaattgaaaacatttttcttggTCCTGAGCATCGTCCATTTCCTCATATGAATAACTTCCTCCCTTAATGTACATccattttttcctcttcttctacttcctttctttttttttaacttttatgattcTTCAATGAACAAAAGTACTTTGAAGAATTGCTCTAACCTGaatattttatctacaaattCTGTTCCTCTCCTATTCTTCTCagtattttactttcattttctttatatcaGTTTCCCTTTCTTCCATTCTTTTCCaccattacatataaaattatccaAGTATTCCTATCAGTTATTTCTGAGCATCCATGACTGAGATCTATATGATATTACTATCCACATTAAGTACATGACAAATCTCTTACATACTTGAAAAGTCAtcaaactttcaaaacatttaaataatttgtgtaatttttcctGATGGTACagacatatatattatatattaactattatgTCTAACTTCCTTACATATTTCtgctacataaattattttttctgacagTAAAGTACAATCATCTGTAATTCAAAAGGCAaagaacacaattaaaaatttcccatactggtcatttataaaaacataatcttccaggtatttaaaaacagtatCTTCTATGTGTTAAAAGCAggattttccaattatttatgtacaaaatttattaaattataatcaacataatttctttgtttaattaatttaagttttttcatttacttttaattaggTTATTAATGCAGTAtagtattagttttaatataCCAACATTAAGAAAAGatactttttaattaagtatacttttaagcaaaattattttctaaagttaTTCTTTTAACCACAGTTAAgctaaattactaataattaaacttaCCCTGTTTGTTTCCCAAAAACTTGTGCGATACTATCAATGACTAGTGCTGGTaggtaatgcaataaaaattttaatattctcacTTTTAATCTACTTTTGTGGATTGTGATAAATGGATACCATATTGCAAAAACTGTATGGGGCCAAAATCTATAGCAAAGTGTGAAGAAATATAACCATGTAATTGGATTTCGTGTGGATGAAACCATATTGTATATAGGTGGATCTTCAATGCTGTCtttatttcttctgtaaaaaaaaaattgttttactatatacatacatatttcttaattacatataagaaaaaatccatccaaaattcatgaaatgtttaatttaaaaaaaaaatcgaagattTCTTCCAAATGAACAAGTTAAAgtaaattaatggtattttctcaaaataacattaacaaagtgattattttattgtacaaaatgaATTGAATTCAGAttgaaagaacatttttatttaagtacatgGTGCTCCATGATATAGTTTTAACTGAATCTTAGTATACATAATTTACcatgattacaaaataaagaacagTTCTTAAATTGAGTACAGTACACTTTAATCTaaggtgaaaattataaaaactttacccAAATCTGAGTAAGCTTTTGttctaaaaatgaagttttttcagAGATTATCATTTGTCATGCTAAGTGGTTGAATGTAGCACTGGTATTTGAATTAGCTTtcatagaattttgttttttttgtgttcataaaACAAGGAATTATTGAAATAATGCATCTAGAAACATTGACACTACaacaataacatttattactTCCTGAAGCAGTTTCTAAAGAAGTTGTATTAGAGCTAAAACTAACTTAGATTCATGAACAGTTTTTAACAATTGTCATCTTAAATGAGTGttttctagtttaaaaaatttttatgcacTATATTTCATCTTCTAATTAATAGTGCTAAACATCCAGTTCCTAAGTCCTAAAGGTCCATTAACCACCCCCTCTCCCCCGCAATCCATAACTTAAGCCTGTAAACAGAGTAGTGAATATATGCATggtgtatttgaattttttaataagttatgtaCTTGTACTTAGTAAagtattttactcataaaaagttaattatatatatatatatatatatatataattataatttattaccagTCATTTGTTATTTATCACAAAATCACAAATGAgtggtaataaattttcattccatttttcctccaaaatttaaataaacagtatcACAAACTTTGTTATTAAGCATTTTAGGACAATTTTGTTCTCTTCCATCCTGTacgtttatacttttttattaaaagagctaTGGATGCTATCAGTGTTATCATGGACTTATTTTcatatcaataaacaaatttaatcagTACTATAAAATATCatagaaaaaatcatacaaatgaTGTATTGGCTCTAACAACCACAtcgaaataactaattttaactagagttaagagaaaaaaacaaattggctGAATTATCAGTTGTGATAAGTAGATGGTACTAATGTAGTTACTtccaaataaaaatcttaaaacattactAGAAATCTttcaaaagtacaataaataaaaccaaattgtGATGAGCATCATGAATAAACACAGGTTGTTTGTCGATTATATCTCAGCGCGGCATgttaaaaataagctaaaattttttttttccagattaGATACCCACTGGAGAAATAGTTTAGCCTAAACAAACCATCTCAGCCAGTACCCATAGAAGAGATAAGATCTAAAAAGTTTGCTGCTCCACTTGTAGTTTTCTTTAGCaactatttaattttggtttggctttatatcaaatttttagtaataaaaagcatgcatatttttaaaataagaaaccatATTTACAATTCAAAACAAGTATTGCAATGGAAGgttttgcaaatataaatttttattatttttttttttttttattataaaaaataagtataaataattactttctaattttaagttataaaaatatttaaacatttcttacgtttatttatatattatatttatgtaaactttttatttttaaacagttagaaaaggagaaaattattagttcaactattaaaaattttgttcatgcCTTAATTGAAAACCAAATCTGCTGTTTGgcatataattctttttatagttttctaCTAAGTTCCTATactgcatacatttttttttatataacattaaaaaaaaattctgcttaaatcaagaagaaaaaaaagcatATTCACATAAATCATATGGAAATATCTTTTTatggttttcataattttacttagaAAGAATCATTGTAACATGACATTTTTAACTGGAGAATGTGAGAAATGCTGCTGCATTCAATGCAGCAGTTATCAAAGAGGAACCAGTCACAGAACACAGCTTTTACTATCAGTATTTTGTTTTCCTCATAttctattcatattttgttttcaaggTACTATTCCTATGACATTCCAGGTATTTCTACTGAAACCATTATACGTGGAAGGAAATACAATATATATCATCTTACTTAAATTCAAAgcaaaccatgttttttttttaagtctgtccatttattttttatttatctcaactTGTAtgagatttattataaatattcctgATATTGTACTGATAAATCAATATGAATACATCAAATTATTATCCATTCAAAGCTTACTTACatacttaaaatgtttaatagaatGATTACATGTTcagaattataaactattttattcaaatataacctaattatctttttatatttgttactagatttataaatacctttgtaattcaattttaactTACCTATTATCTAAATGCCATGCTGAAGCAAGTATTGCATTAGCAACCATATCAACTGGCACTACATCAGCTTTCAAATCAGGATCACACTCCATTATTCTCATTATTCCTGTTGTAGAAGCAACAACAACTCCTGATGGTCCATATAAATTATCAATCCAACCTGGGACAGGCTCTTTATTTGAAGctacaactgaaataaaaaaaaaaaaacaacatattttacaattattttcttttattggatACCAGTGCCAAAATATGCTTCTAAGACATcatctttgtttataaaaaaaatgtaattaagaactttaaaaaaatacagaatgaattgaaaatagttctataattaatattcactaataaaacaaaaaactatagaTTCAGTATATCAAAGTAACTGAAATAATCAATCATATGTGTAATCAAGAAGAAATGGGTTGGAAATTTATCAagctaagaaaataatatattaacaaataacaggaataataaaaccaaaaaaataatcagatgtaATGTTATTGTAacttatgtaagttttaaaagcCCCCAAAAATGTAGATCATGTAAATTGTTGAGGTGATTAATAGGCTGAAAGTGTTTTAATAACGTCTTTATATTTTACAGTGATAaaatatcttacttttttatgttGCTTTTGTAGTTAcattaattgataatgtattgAGAATTGTAATGTAATTGATAACTGATAAGTATtaagaattagttttaataactCAAATGATGTATCTGACGTAAAATTCTGATCATAGAAAAAAAGGTTGTATTACATGCTTTATCATCTACATACATTGTATCTTCGAAGTCAAGGTAGGGCTAAAAATTGCTCATTTTTATAACCACATGTACAAGATATATGTGAAATATTTCGTTAAGTTAAAGAGCAGCTAAACAAGTTTGTGTTATTTAATTAGTACAATTTGATAATGAATTCAATTTATTGCTTTGCTAAGATATAAACAATTTTCTAGTACTTCATTAGATACAAAAGTTGTGACAGATTTTAATAGTCATTGTGATTTTTGCTTTCTtatgttgaatatttataaaaatacaatattctgtTTGATGTGAgcttataacaaaaatatgaggTAAAATGTTAACATTGGCCATGCCTTCATACTTTTCTATCCAGCATTGTGGAAATTTCATATTCAGAAACGCTAACATGTTGTGTTtgcaaataatattactgtaatgaGAGGAACAAAATTTTGGTAACTTAGAACTTGTTCCATCTATAATTTAGTGCATGTAATCCATTCAGATTGGGATGATCTAAAGAAAAATGAGCTTAATACACTATTGTATATGAGAACATTCTATACGTTCATTTTGGAACTATcacatttgtatttaataaaagcaTATACTCATTCATTAGACTACAATCTGATTTATATGAACTTAACCATATGCATGAAAACAGCTTAACTGAACGCTAACTTACTCTAAAAATGCTCAGTGAAACagcgaaatattttttaacagaaaagaatgtatttttgagTTGTTGCCTGAGAcagttatataacaaataaatgtttgtgACCAGTAAAATAGAAACCTTTGTCAGgtgagagtttttttttaagcCACAGTACTTAAAATCAGAACCATATTGATTCCTTTGGACTCTATATAGCACTCCCATATAGCTTCAGCAGGCTCATTACTAATAGATGGCCTGTTAGAATTTCATTTAGGTAATAATCTGTTAGTTTTCTTTATTTGGTGATGacagttgtaaaaattattctcatgcagtgatatttcattaaaaatacaacgTATTCATGTTGAACATTAgtcaaaaattcagatttattgaCCCACATAATGAAGCAATAGCATTTTAAACTTTCATCTTGAAGGTCCCAAGTCTGAACTCTGGTAAGGATTGGCATTTTTTCTTACACAAGATTTAGATACCTATTCCTATGCATAACCTTGTGAATATGCTGTAAAAcatataaaggaaaaaacaacACACTGAGCTTTCTTCTAAACTCTCCTTATCTCAATTGATATACTATAATACCATTCCTGATTTAGCCGAAAACATATCTAAAGTCCCACTGTACAAGTCAAATACTTTCAAGTTTACGCCTCATCATAGTGTCTGTTGCATTGATGAACAAATGTGCTTTCCTCTGGTAttgaacattttcaatatttcacttcattaatagataatagatatggtcagaggaaaaaaatgtttcttgtgaTGTTATTATGAAATCAAAGAGAATATGTGATGTAAATACTAACTGATTATTAAGGAGATATTATTGGGTTTAGTGTGaaattatagttttacatttttaactggTCTAATAAGCTCATAGGTGCTGAaagtaagatatttaaattactataatctGTAAATGTATAGTTGATTGTTATTAGCTGTATTACATTGTTGATTATGAATATTGTAATATCTAAGTGATGCTTCCTTGCATTTTTTGTTATGTGTAGGAGATGACCTTCCTGTTTGCCCAATTTAGAAGTTGGGACAATTGTTTCAGGTAACCTTATAAATTCCACAGTTGTGTTCAGCATTTCTAATTTAAAAGCTTGCTGTGTTTATTGAGCATTTTAAAGTCTTCTAATTTAGTTCATTGAAGAATGAGACATccattgtgattttttaattacaacacaaaagctatgatgtaattttgttttgaatttgagAATTCCCTCACCAAAACCAAATCAATACTCCTCTCCCTGCCTATGTTACTTCGATGTGTTACTCTGATacatttattacagttattttaaacaaaaatccatTAATAGTGTAGAGAATTGCAAATTTTCAATACCAGAATATTGTATctgttaataaagaataaatttattatcacagtaaataaaatccttattgatgtataagtgtttttattttaacagtttttaattttaattttaattagatggGAACACTGAGAAACTGAATTCTATTTTTTacgcttataaaatattaacttttttgattaaaatgattagaaaataaaacacttaCTTATACTGGGTCTTACAACAGCTGCAGGAATCCCTTTACTATGTCTTTTAACAAGCTCTTCTGCAACTGCTTtggtatatacatatgtattaggAACATcttttaacaatctgaaacagaaaaaagttcTTTAATTGCACCTATTCCTAAGATCAGTTTGGAAGATTTTTGACCTGCTTAAAAGTGttggaatgaataaaataagacaGAAGGTCAGCCAGCATCCTTAATGAGGTAGTAATGTAAGATATACATCTACCAATATTTAGAGCTGAGAATTGAAAAGGAAATTAAGCAAAAAGTATTAAGTGCTCAaccatttaatttaaacatgCAAAAATAGTGcagagatattttattaattttttctatgaagTTTAAGGATAAAAAGTGccatttggtttattttaatttttgtggtatgttttattttgataaatatattgatattttttatattgatatcactcaagtttttttgatataggagtaaattgaaaaaaaaaaactaaaaaaacacagctagcagttttttcatatatttttttattagaggtTGAAGAACTGTAATGTGATGTTTtggtttttgtttcatgaaaatcagctttttaaaatgaaagcttCAATATACATCTTGTAgagcaaaaacgtttttttatttgttttttaatattcctagtagaatatgcattaaataaataaaatacaagaaacttgaatttaacaaaatgtgtGTTATATTCATTCCAttattataacttgttttaaGTTCATTCAAATGTTTACCCAAATGTAACAACCAGGATTGTcagtcattttgttatttatcccaggaaaattaaaaacaaaaggagcAAATAGTTATCAGTAGATCAGACAAACGAAGAAGCAGTACGTACAATCCATTGTTTTAATactcaaaaattcaaattattctatgataaaaaatttctgaaaatatgtgCCAGCAGTGGTCTTTAGTTtctgccaaaaataaaaattatcatcttaGTCTAAGTTATTTACTACAAAGTACTTGTAATTTTGAgtataatgaaaactttttatgACTTAACAATACAAATGATAAATCAActgttaaatgtagaaaaataggATGAATTAAAGaccttatttattttctcaataataagaacagaatggaaaaaaattagttaggaaaaaaggaaaacaacaAAAGACAACATTCTAggaataataaattgtttcattcCTTCACACTCAGTTGAAGTGTTGAAACTATCTGAAATTATGTTAAGAGAATTATTACGTTTAATttgattatgaattaaatttatttttatcaataattatgataaatacaaTATGGTAATAAGAATATGttgttaaactatttaaaataatagtgaaagactgtaaaaattataaatcattaaagacttcataaatttaaaacagctTGCTTTCAAAATACCAGATCTTTTTTCCACATTAgctttagaattaattaatagcacctgctttaataaatttaatcagttaAAGGACCAACTGAAGGATCATCTTTGGAAGAATGAATATATGAAAgtgtatcattttatatttaatcattttagtgttatcaaatgtaattttagtaattcaatgattcattaaataactaaaaacacattttttaattgacaaGGCCTATTTTCAAAGAATGAATTATTTCCTCATAAAACCTAATTTGCTGTATTATATATTACCCTTAGTGATGATTCTGTTATCTACTAATGTTTGATAAGCACTAaccacaatatatttattatattttgatattagtaTTTTGGGTTagctgtaaataattttcatactctgcagaaagttttttctattaaacttaCATGGGTGTCAGCTGATCTAACTGTTGATTATCAAGGCATTctgttaatgttattaatttcttgCTTTCAAGACTTGGTGTATAAAATGTTTCTTCAATTTTACTTAAGTGACAGTTTGAATAAGCTGTTGAAACATGTACAAATGCCTGAAataataggaaaagaaaaaagttaaatggtgtaaagaaaatacagtcaatcattttataaaaatatttatcaatcgttgactatcaacaattaaaaagaaagaattgatGACAATGAGTTTATAATTGTTCAAATATCAAGGAATAGTTGGTAAATTAGTACTATTCTACTACTCCCTTCCACATAACATTTCTAAAGAATGCTTGATTTTCatgatggataaaataaaaaacttctttttgagGGAATATGCTTTGATGGAagtatttacttcattatttctgaaaaattaaattctgcatGTAGTAACCTTTTTGATCTTATGCTGCAGTCCTGTAAACTAAAAATGATACTAcaatttataatgaatgaaacaaaGCTAAAga of the Lycorma delicatula isolate Av1 chromosome 10, ASM4794821v1, whole genome shotgun sequence genome contains:
- the LOC142331054 gene encoding fatty acyl-CoA reductase wat-like, giving the protein MSTTTADTRTLVKSTADGVMDTDISETPIQEFYRGETILITGGTGFLGRIIIEKLMRSCPNFNKMYLIVRPKKGKDQKQRLKEQFDDFLFSQVNPSIFEKVSLISGDCAKPMLGLSSEDQKELQENVTIVIHSAATVKFDEPLQLAVAINITATRDLLTLSKGMKNLKAFVHVSTAYSNCHLSKIEETFYTPSLESKKLITLTECLDNQQLDQLTPILLKDVPNTYVYTKAVAEELVKRHSKGIPAAVVRPSIIVASNKEPVPGWIDNLYGPSGVVVASTTGIMRIMECDPDLKADVVPVDMVANAILASAWHLDNRRNKDSIEDPPIYNMVSSTRNPITWLYFFTLCYRFWPHTVFAIWYPFITIHKSRLKVRILKFLLHYLPALVIDSIAQVFGKQTGLLKISEKIEKFTKLVSYFSIRQWEFYDKNTQDLWESLNQKDKEIFPFNVEELNWEEYFYNYMRGARKYLLKDDLSSIPIGIKRVQRLYWLHCASLTFLTFIAGNIVWYWFGSIIMYYLGLIYNYYTESSTNVYAEKMQNVLPIS